In one Perca fluviatilis chromosome 7, GENO_Pfluv_1.0, whole genome shotgun sequence genomic region, the following are encoded:
- the irx4a gene encoding iroquois-class homeodomain protein IRX-4a, whose product MSYPQFGYPYSSAPQFLMTTNSLTTCCESTGRSIADSGVAASGQTPVYCPVYESRLLATARHELSSAAALGVYGSPYTGSQGYGNYVTYGTDASAFYSLGAFDTKDATASAHAGITQATAYYPYDPTLGQYQYDRYVVSAKNAENDTAETQQALKAWLQEHRKNPYPTKGEKIMLAIITKMTLTQVSTWFANARRRLKKENKMTWPPRNKGSEEKRYDEDEDGSQEEQIKSENNEDETRSRPDKDLQLSDLDDFDTLESESSECELKHRYHMNTHMSTTGDCPAEHLIKDASLKISIPVSLGGEQDLSKSCLKTSPEDFQADSRQQAKACYNQQQQQQEQHGHQILDGKPRIWSLAQTATSLNQTEYPSCMLRCQPPPSSLTPSPAATSPVTGLDNRHDSPVTTLRNWVDGVFHDPLFRHSTLSQALTNTTVSWTTNTKGAILEAERSAAALQQHQDSSKDSAMSFPKTINKLFCS is encoded by the exons ATGTCATATCCACAATTTGGATATCCCTATTCGTCTGCTCCACAA TTCCTGATGACAACCAACTCTCTGACCACTTGCTGCGAGTCCACCGGCAGATCCATAGCCGACTCCGGAGTAGCAGCGTCCGGGCAGACACCAGTCTACTGCCCCGTGTACGAGAGCCGGCTGCTGGCCACGGCGAGACATGAACTCAGCTCAGCCGCCGCGCTTGGCGTGTACGGGAGCCCCTACACCGGCAGTCAAGGCTATGGGAATTACGTTACATACGGCACGGACGCCTCGGCTTTCTACTCGCTG GGCGCATTCGATACTAAAGATGCCACAGCTTCTGCGCATGCGGGAATAACCCAGGCAACAGCGTACTATCCTTATGATCCTACATTGGGACAGTATCAGTATGACAGGTATGTTGTTTCTGCT AAAAATGCGGAGAACGACACGGCGGAAACCCAGCAAGCCCTGAAGGCCTGGCTGCAGGAACACAGGAAGAACCCGTACCCGACCAAAGGAGAGAAGATCATGCTGGCCATCATCACCAAGATGACCCTGACGCAGGTCTCCACGTGGTTCGCCAACGCCAGGAGGAGGCTCAAGAAGGAGAACAAGATGACATGGCCGCCCAGGAACAAGGGCTCAGAGGAGAAGAGATATGACGAGGATGAAGATGGGTCTCAGGAGGAGCAGATCAAAAGCGAGAACAATGAGGATG AGACCAGAAGTCGGCCTGATAAGGACCTCCAGTTGAGCGACTTGGACGACTTCGACACGCTGGAGTCTGAGAGCTCTGAGTGTGAGCTGAAGCACCGATaccacatgaacacacacatgtcAACGACGGGCGACTGCCCCGCCGAACACCTCATCAAGGACGCGTCTCTGAAAATCTCCATCCCTGTTTCTCTGGGAGGCGAGCAGGACTTGAGCAAAAGTTGTCTGAAAACGAGCCCGGAGGATTTCCAGGCGGACAGCAGACAGCAGGCAAAAGCATGTTAtaaccaacagcagcagcagcaggagcagcacgGGCACCAGATATTAGACGGCAAGCCTCGGATCTGGTCATTGGCCCAAACTGCGACGTCCCTGAACCAGACTGAGTACCCGTCGTGTATGCTTAGGTGCCAGCCGCCGCCCTCCTCCCTCACCCCATCCCCCGCCGCTACCTCACCCGTGACCGGCCTGGACAACAGGCATGACTCGCCGGTCACGACCCTGAGAAACTGGGTGGACGGGGTGTTCCACGACCCCTTGTTCAGGCACAGCACTTTGAGCCAGGCTCTGACCAACACCACCGTCTCTTGGACCACGAACACCAAAGGCGCCATCCTGGAGGCTGAGAGGAGCGCGGCGGCCTTGCAGCAGCACCAAGACTCCTCCAAAGACAGTGCCATGAGTTTCCCAAAAACTATCAACAAACTTTTCTGCTCGTAA